In Acidovorax sp. 106, the following proteins share a genomic window:
- a CDS encoding helix-turn-helix domain-containing protein, with translation MPKQNTSPAEYPHAVLQQIERLGQHIAIARKRRGETQAQWALRLGVSQPTMARIERGDPSVAMASYAMCLWLVNPAVAVADLIAPQNDQAALEREVARVRRPRKLAQGALPQRAPGKLVPGAASASTSDVARTANSAAVGLAALMQPGAAKAPQ, from the coding sequence ATGCCAAAGCAAAACACCAGCCCTGCCGAATACCCGCACGCCGTTCTTCAGCAGATTGAACGGCTGGGCCAGCACATCGCCATCGCCCGCAAGCGGCGGGGCGAGACACAGGCCCAGTGGGCGCTGCGGCTGGGCGTGTCCCAGCCCACCATGGCGCGCATCGAGCGGGGCGACCCCTCTGTGGCCATGGCCAGCTACGCCATGTGCCTGTGGCTCGTGAACCCGGCCGTGGCCGTGGCCGACCTGATTGCACCGCAGAACGACCAGGCCGCGCTGGAGCGGGAGGTGGCGCGGGTGCGACGCCCCCGCAAGCTTGCACAGGGAGCCTTGCCACAGCGCGCCCCGGGCAAGCTGGTGCCTGGCGCTGCATCTGCGTCTACCTCTGACGTAGCCCGCACCGCCAACAGCGCGGCAGTGGGTCTGGCGGCGCTGATGCAACCCGGCGCAGCCAAGGCACCGCAATGA